The Dendropsophus ebraccatus isolate aDenEbr1 chromosome 3, aDenEbr1.pat, whole genome shotgun sequence genome includes a region encoding these proteins:
- the LOC138787428 gene encoding molybdopterin synthase sulfur carrier subunit-like has protein sequence MTCEVVVLYFAKSSELAGVHSENIILPQEITSKELWEKIATLHPNLHAIKDNVILAVRQEYVTIGNDVITLHTGDEIAVIPPISGG, from the exons gtgGTGGTGCTGTATTTTGCCAAGAGTTCTGAACTAGCAGGAGTACATTCCGAAAACATAATTCTGCCTCAAGAAATAACTTCCAAAGAACTGTGGGAGAAAATAGCAACTCTGCATCCAAA CCTTCATGCTATTAAGGATAACGTCATCCTTGCTGTGCGTCAGGAATATGTCACCATTGGCAATGATGTCATAACTCTCCATACTGGAGATGAGATTGCAGTGATCCCTCCTATCAGTGGTGGTTAA
- the LOC138787427 gene encoding molybdopterin synthase catalytic subunit-like, producing the protein MDENNEEPQDFIKICSEKLSTEEVSQLTVSPSCGAVSIFVGTTRNNFEGKKVVHLEYEAYVPMAEMEIKKIITDIRHKWPSVKHMAVYHRLGLVPVTEASVIIAISSPHRDDSLDAVKYCINTLKATVPIWKKEVYEDDQSSWKENKECFWRK; encoded by the exons ATGGATGAAAATAATGAGGAACCTCaagattttattaaaatctgCTCAGAAAAGCTCTCTACTGAAGAAGTCTCACAGCTGACGGTCTCCCCAAGCTGTGGTGCGGTGTCCATTtttgtag ggACTACGAGGAACAATTTTGAAGGGAAGAAAGTCGTCCACCTAGAGTATGAAGCATATGTGCCAATGGCAGAAATGGAAATTAAGAAAATAATAACTGATATCAGACACAAATGGCCATCAGTCAAGCATATGGCTGTGTATCATAGACTTGG cttgGTCCCTGTAACAGAAGCAAGCGTTATTATTGCGATTTCTTCACCACACAGAGATGATTCCCTTGATGCTGTGAAGTACTGCATAAACACATTAAAGGCCACTGTACCTATATGGAAAAAG GAAGTGTATGAAGATGATCAGTCTTCctggaaagaaaataaagaatGTTTTTGGAGAAAGTAA